A single Ptiloglossa arizonensis isolate GNS036 chromosome 2, iyPtiAriz1_principal, whole genome shotgun sequence DNA region contains:
- the LOC143143828 gene encoding CIMIP2 protein CG18335-like isoform X2, with amino-acid sequence MSAGVELLTSAEPHLIPGYAGYVPQYRYRCGETYGSVTHKLLLDPTVNHAETLILSNRVTDDYEVQRPPKNEIDTVNARYKSTESTFVHPMVPGYEGFTPKLNARNGQRYSVLATEGLAEFERQQQRDKAALNELKRIITVQGGLGEPRNLKDRLLIKSQFKLPMLTVRPDCVSVMKNLFVDEQHETPRDHSPSPYFMNNADPKKYFINGYAGHIPYGYSHFGASNIPATNSALCDFTTNYRKRQSTEWAPASISRPDPPLMIQPTMIYHKHVGMLPNYLGHVPGETFRFGKTFGANTKDAKRWLRGDFVV; translated from the exons ATGTCTGCTGGTGTGGAATTATTAACCTCAGCAGAACCCCACCTTATTCCAGG GTACGCAGGATATGTTCCACAATATCGCTACAGATGTGGCGAAACGTACGGAAGTGTTACGCATAAATTGCTTCTTGATCCCACCGTGAATCATGCGGAGACGCTTATTCTGTCCAATCGGGTCACCGACGATTACGAA GTACAAAGGCCGCCGAAAAACGAGATAGACACAGTAAATGCTCGATACAAAAGCACCGAGTCTACGTTCGTTCATCCTATGGTACCAGGATACGAGG GTTTCACGCCAAAGCTAAATGCAAGAAACGGGCAACGATACAGTGTATTGGCCACTGAAGGACTTGCCGAGTTCGAACGACAACAACAGAGAGATAAAGCTGCTCTTAATGAACTTAAAAGAATAATAACCGTACAAGGTGGTCTCGGTGAACCGCGAAATTTAAAAGATCGTTTG CTCATTAAAAGTCAATTCAAGTTGCCTATGCTCACTGTCCGACCGGATTGCGTAAGTGTGATGAAGAATTTATTTGTAGACGAACAGCACGAAACACCCAGAGATCACTCGCCGTCCCCGTACTTCATGAACAATGCAGATccaaagaaatatttcattaacg GATATGCGGGTCATATACCGTATGGATACTCGCATTTTGGAGCATCGAACATTCCCGCCACTAACAGCGCCCTTTGTGACTTTACGACCAACTATCGGAAACGACAAAGCACAGAATGGGCACCTGCATCAATTTCGCGGCCTGATCCACCCCTTATGATTCAACCGACTATGATCTATCACAAGCACGTTGGAATGTTACCAAATTATCTTGGACATGTTCCTGGAGAAACATTCAG